GTGGTCACAAACTTGATTTTGACCGGCTGCAAGAGTGTGTTAGAGCCTCGAACCGCGCGCGTATTGCCTACGGGCGGCTTGGTGAACTGTGGAAAACAAAACCATTCCCCTGGGATGGTTCCCGGCTATGCAACCTCTCCATTATCGGAAACATGTTCTCGGGAACGCCATTCCAGGAGCAGCTTTACCTGAAGATAATCGAGGAATGCCAACAGAGGATGGCGGAAGGCAAGGTGGCACCAGAGGAGTTCCGTGTGCTCTGGCTGGCCTGGTTTCCGGCACAGCGTACAAACATCAACGAAATCTTCCGCAAAAACAAAGTGAGCATTGTAATGTCTGAACTGGCCAGAGTGTACTGGGATGAGCTTGATGAGGCAAATCCTTTCGAGGGAATGGCACTGCGGTGTCTGAAGAATCCCTATGTAGGTTCCATTGAGCAGCGGCTGAATGGTGTGCTTCAACTAGTGGACGAATATGATGTTAATGGCGCGATTCATTTCTCTACCACTGCCTGTCGCCATGCCAATGCTTCTGTCCGTGTGATCAATGATGCTCTGATTTCGAGAGGTATCCCCTTCCTTGACCTAGATGGTGACATGAGTGACATGCGGGGGTACTCGGCAGAAAGAACACGCTCTTTTCTGGAGACTTTTATCGAGGTGATGGCGGCGAGGAAGTAAGGCGAGTAGCCGTTGAAGAACGCGCTCACTTCTCCCTTTTGTTCTAGTCCAAAAGGCTACTTGATTACACCTGGAATGTTTTCTTTAGCTTTAATCACTCTGAGGCAACCTTTGACTAGAGCTATAGCTTAAAAAGTGCTATAGTTATTTCATTTATGGAGTCTAGTTTTAAGGTTATTGCTTCAGGTAGTGTTACCTCTCCACAAGGCTTTCTGGCTGGGGCAGTTAAAGCAAACATAAAGAGCCGAGAGAAACTGGACTTGGCTATATTGTGCTCCGAGAAGCCGTGTGTAGCTGCTGGTGTCTTTACTACTAATGCCATTAAAGCAGCGCCGGTAACTCTTTCTCAGAAGCATTTAAAAGCCAGGAAGGCTCAGGCGGTTGTGATTAATTCAGGCTGTGCCAACGCCTGCACTGGCGATTCGGGCATGGCCGATGCTGTTGAGATGACACGGTCAGTGGCTGAGAAGCTGGGGCTGTCAACGGAGGATGTTTTGGTTGCCAGTACTGGCGTGATTGGGGTACCACTGCCTGTGGAGCGAATCCGAGCGGGTATTAGCCAGATTGCCCTCACGAGGGATGGGGGGCATGAGCTAGCCAGGGCGATGATGACCACTGATACTTTTCCTAAAGAGACGGCTATATCCGTTGAATCGGGGTTAGGTAGCTTCACCATTGGTGGTGTAGCGAAAGGGGCGGGGATGATACATCCCAATATGGCTACCATGCTTTGCTTTCTGACTACTGATGCGACTGTGGATGCTCGTTTCCTGCAATCGGCGTTGCAAAAAGCAGTGGATGTTTCATTTAATATGATTACGGTTGATGGCGATACCAGCCCCAGCGACACTGTGGTGATTTTGGCTAATGGTTTGGCTAAAACGGAGACTATAAACGAAGGTAACGGCGAACTCTTTCAAAAAGCTTTAGACAAGGTTTGTCTTTATCTGGCTAAATGTGTGGCTCGAGATGGTGAAGGTGCCACCAAGCTCATAGAGGTTAATGTAGATGGTGCCCTCGACGAAGCGCAAGCCCGCTTGGCAGCTCGTATCGTAGCTAGCTCGCCACTGGTTAAGGCGGCTATTCATGGCAATGACCCTAATTGGGGGCGTGTTGTGGCAGCACTCGGACGTAGTGGAGCAAAAGTAAATGAGAGGAAGTTAGATGTTTATTTGAATGACTTTTGTGTCATGAAACAAGGTTCCCCTGTGCCTTTTGACAAGCAGGAGGTGAGCACTAGTTTAGCTGGTAAGGAAGTATTGATGAAATTGTGCCTTAACCTCGGTGAGGGTAAAGCTGTGGCGTGGGGGTGCGACCTATCTGAAGAATATGTTACTATAAATAGCGATTATACAAGTTAGTTACTAGTGCGAGATACGAACGAATGAACCCCCTGGCTATCAAGATTGGTGGCAGCACTTTTGGCAGCACTGATACCACGGTTGAAGACCTAGTGACGCTGCAGAAAAAAGGCGTGCCATTGGTAGTGATTCACGGTGGTGCTAATGCCGTGTCTGGCTGGCTGGCGCGATTGGGCGTACCCACCAACTTTGTTCGCGGCTTGAGGATAACTGATTTAGAGACATTGAGGGTGGTTACCGCGGTACTGGCCGGCTTGGTCAACAAGGAGCTGGTATCAGCCATCTGGAGATTAGGTGGTAAAGCCGTAGGCCTGAGCGGTGCTGATGGCGGCTTAATTTTGGCGAAAAACAAAACACCGGAGCTAGGATATACCGGGGAAGAACTGAAAGTTAACGTCGCTGTAGTAGAGATATTACTGAAGGCTGGCTATATACCGGTCATAGCACCGGTAAGCCTTGGCTTGCTGGAAGGCTCGGATATTGATACTAATTTACTTAATGTTAATGGTGATACTGCCGCCGGTGAAATTGCTGCTGCTCTGAAGGCGGAAAAACTTATTTTTCTCACCGATGTCATGGGCCTTTATGATAGCTCCAAGAATCTCATCCGCAAATTAAGCCCACAGGATGCCAAGGAATTGGTTGTCTCCGGTGTGGCTTCGGGTGGGATGGTTGCCAAAATTGAGGCTTGTCTCCTAGCCCTGGCTAAGATACCGATAACTCGAATTATTGATGGCAGGATACCTCACGCTTTGCTCGATGAGGTTGAAGGCAAAGGTGATGGCACTACAATAGGTTGGTGAAATGGAAAACTGGCAGGAACTAGAACAGAAATTGTTCATGCGGACAATCAAACGCTTGCCGGTCACCCTGGTTCGAGGTAAAGGCGCTCGAGTTTGGGATGCCGAGGGCAAGGAGTACCTTGATTTTGTTGCCGGCGCGGCGGTTAACAGTTTGGGGCATTGCCATCCGGTGATTGTCAAGGCATTGACGGAGCAGGCTCAAACTCTTATTCATACATCAAATCTGTTCTACACTGTTCCCCAAGTACAACTGGCCAAATTATTGGTTGATAATAGTTGCCTTGACCGGGTTTTCTTTTGTAACAGTGGTGCTGAGGCTAATGAGGGGGCTATAAAATTAGCCCGCAGGTATGGCAAGATTCGACTTAACGGAGCTTATGAGATTATCACTACTTATGGCTCCTTTCATGGCCGGACTTTAGCTACTGTGGCAGCCACAGGGCAGGACAAGTTTCAGCAACCTTATATTCCCCTCCCAGATGGCTTTATTCATGTAAATTACGATGACATCGAGGCGATCAAAGCCGCGACCACTCATCGAACTTGCGCTGTGATGGTGGAACCTATTCAGGGTGAAGGTGGGGTTAATGTGCCTGATGATAACTATCTTGGGAAGATACGAGCTTGGTGTGACGAGAAAGGCATTCTGCTCATTCTGGATGAGATTCAAACCGGTATTGGCCGAATAGGAAGCCTATTCGGTTATGAGCAATATGGAGTTGAACCGGATATAATGACATTGGCCAAGGGATTAGGTGGTGGCGTGCCCATCGGGGCTTTCTTGGCTAAGGAAAGTGCCTCGGTCTTTGCTCCCGGTGAACATGGCTCTACTTTCGGCGGCAATCCTTTAGCTTGTGCTGCTGGACTGGCAACGCTGAAGTTTATCATCGATAATGACATACCGGGTAAGGTTAAAAAACTGGGGCAGTATTTTATAACCAGCCTGGAAAAGATGAAAGCCAAATTCGGTTTTATTGTTGAGATAAGAGGTCGTGGATTGTTATTGGCTTTGGGCTTTACTGATAATATAGCTGAAGAGCTGGTGCTGGCTTGTCTAAAAGAAGGCTTGCTGGTTAATCCGGTCAAGCCAGACGCCTTACGGTTTATGCCACCGCTTATTATTACTAAGGGAGATATAGACGAGGCACTGAGCATTTTAGAAAGAGTTTTTAGTCGCAGGTCATAGGAATGGCAAATAAAGTAGTACCGGCATATAGTGGCGGTTTGGATACTTCAGCAGCTATAAAATGGCTAGTAGATAAGAACAAGATGAAGGTTATGGCGCTTACCGCAGATATAGGAGGTGTTGGCGAATTCACGGCTATGCAGCAAAAGGC
The Chloroflexota bacterium genome window above contains:
- the argB gene encoding acetylglutamate kinase — encoded protein: MNPLAIKIGGSTFGSTDTTVEDLVTLQKKGVPLVVIHGGANAVSGWLARLGVPTNFVRGLRITDLETLRVVTAVLAGLVNKELVSAIWRLGGKAVGLSGADGGLILAKNKTPELGYTGEELKVNVAVVEILLKAGYIPVIAPVSLGLLEGSDIDTNLLNVNGDTAAGEIAAALKAEKLIFLTDVMGLYDSSKNLIRKLSPQDAKELVVSGVASGGMVAKIEACLLALAKIPITRIIDGRIPHALLDEVEGKGDGTTIGW
- the argJ gene encoding bifunctional glutamate N-acetyltransferase/amino-acid acetyltransferase ArgJ, with amino-acid sequence MESSFKVIASGSVTSPQGFLAGAVKANIKSREKLDLAILCSEKPCVAAGVFTTNAIKAAPVTLSQKHLKARKAQAVVINSGCANACTGDSGMADAVEMTRSVAEKLGLSTEDVLVASTGVIGVPLPVERIRAGISQIALTRDGGHELARAMMTTDTFPKETAISVESGLGSFTIGGVAKGAGMIHPNMATMLCFLTTDATVDARFLQSALQKAVDVSFNMITVDGDTSPSDTVVILANGLAKTETINEGNGELFQKALDKVCLYLAKCVARDGEGATKLIEVNVDGALDEAQARLAARIVASSPLVKAAIHGNDPNWGRVVAALGRSGAKVNERKLDVYLNDFCVMKQGSPVPFDKQEVSTSLAGKEVLMKLCLNLGEGKAVAWGCDLSEEYVTINSDYTS
- a CDS encoding acetylornithine transaminase, with amino-acid sequence MENWQELEQKLFMRTIKRLPVTLVRGKGARVWDAEGKEYLDFVAGAAVNSLGHCHPVIVKALTEQAQTLIHTSNLFYTVPQVQLAKLLVDNSCLDRVFFCNSGAEANEGAIKLARRYGKIRLNGAYEIITTYGSFHGRTLATVAATGQDKFQQPYIPLPDGFIHVNYDDIEAIKAATTHRTCAVMVEPIQGEGGVNVPDDNYLGKIRAWCDEKGILLILDEIQTGIGRIGSLFGYEQYGVEPDIMTLAKGLGGGVPIGAFLAKESASVFAPGEHGSTFGGNPLACAAGLATLKFIIDNDIPGKVKKLGQYFITSLEKMKAKFGFIVEIRGRGLLLALGFTDNIAEELVLACLKEGLLVNPVKPDALRFMPPLIITKGDIDEALSILERVFSRRS
- a CDS encoding 2-hydroxyacyl-CoA dehydratase, translating into MKEWRCCFWKTTIRGGPVVSSRPGWRPLSKCWTAEGGKNMLKSFYEGMKKSAEEECQKRPRAWLMYVIQMTSTLLKAFEDDAKVVWTTYYSFPMELLAAFDVVPFDFEIGCNLLPGVDPKGCVDIMTKAEDRGYSIDLCSFHRLALGSYFLGYFPKADLLLTTSHFCDGKTKANQIFAQYYGKEAMMLDVPNELSKESVAYVSNQLQGIAHKLEEVSGHKLDFDRLQECVRASNRARIAYGRLGELWKTKPFPWDGSRLCNLSIIGNMFSGTPFQEQLYLKIIEECQQRMAEGKVAPEEFRVLWLAWFPAQRTNINEIFRKNKVSIVMSELARVYWDELDEANPFEGMALRCLKNPYVGSIEQRLNGVLQLVDEYDVNGAIHFSTTACRHANASVRVINDALISRGIPFLDLDGDMSDMRGYSAERTRSFLETFIEVMAARK